The region GGCGAATCGGTAATTGTCAGGTTCCCGCAGTCGTTGTCATTTAGATGAAGTGATTTGTCTTGAAAATTCCATGCATTCGGAGTCTCCGGTTTTCGATCGAGAACAAACAGTCCTCCGGAATGCGTTCGTGTTGTTGTTAGTCGTGTGACACCAGAAAAGCTTTGTTGCGTTGTCGTCGATCGATCGAATCGTGTTTTTTGTAGGAACTGGAATGTTCCCGCCTGCCCGGCAGCGGTTTCACAAGACGCTGCGATAGTGATCCCTTTGGAGTTCTTGCCTAAAGTTACTTCGACATTGGTAAGTGTAATCTTCGGATTGTCTGTCGTTGAATTCGCGGTGATAACAACGTCGGGCGCTTCTACCGTGATCGAGGCGGATGAATTGTGCGTTCTGTCAGCAATTGTGACCTCGGCAGTCAACCGTCCATTCACGACTTTTCGGATCCAGCATGGCGAGATCGCCGCTGTTTGAAAATCTGAGTCAAAAAAGAGATGAACCACAGCTACTGTGTCAACAACATTATAACTCGAATTATGCGGGTGTTGAGTATTTGTCGGATTATAGGTGATTTTGTAATCCCGTACGAATGCACTAGGCAGATCCCATTCATTGGTAAACTCGACTTCGGGAGTCACCCGGCATTCGAGTTTGACGCGTTTGCCCACGACGGTCGAGAAGGAACCACCTGTGACATCCTGGTCGTTAGCGAAGATCTGGACTTTGTAGACTTTGATTTTCTTTTCGTCGGAGGACTGGCCGCAGGTGGCGGAGAGAGTGTGTTCGCCGGGAGTGGTCCACTTGACGCGGAGCTTGATGGCCACGATGTGGCCTTCGATTATTTAATGAGTGGATTTCAACACGGCTTCGCCTCCTCCTATTTAAGAGTACACAGCCGACTTATTCATTGATTATTTTTCTCCTTCGAGAGCCGAATGCTTTGCAAGAAATGAGCGAAGTTCCGAACGAGCTTGCTCTGCCTTGGTTGCGTCCGATTCGTCAATCAAAGTCAGTAAGAGATTTCTCAATACCAAGAAGTCGGGTTCGGATAGTTTAATCCTTGGGATTGAAGGCGCATGCAATTCGAAATTCTTAAGTCCAGGCCATGTCAACAACTCTGCCATATCTCGATAGGGAGGGTGACATGCCATAGATTCTATATGGACAGTCTTGACCTTTGATTTGGCCGGATAACCCCCGACGATACGGCTGACGGTATCGTAACCTGGCAATCTGACCAACGCTGGGCACGGTCCTGGTAGGATCAGTGTGGGATCATAGTTGAGCACAAGTTCTTGAACACAATGATTTGAAAAATCTTCTCGACTGGCCCGCAAGCCCACACGTTCGAGCAACCTCAGATGGAACGGCGTTGTCGTCATCTGTAATTGGGAACCATATCGACCACCAATCAGATGGGATTCGAGTTGATGGGAGTCGCTCAGGAATTGATCGGCCCTAGCCGCAACAAATGAAGGCTCTAACGTTTGCCAGATGAAATAGCCAGTAACGGTACTTCCAAGCAAAAAGATGGTGGCAAGGGTCGCGAAAAGTGATGTTTTGCGGAGAAATCTTCTTTGTCGAGTTCCGGTTTGGCTGGACATAATTATCTCGATGTTGTGACTGTGCTTCGTTCCAACGGTACGTCCAATGCTCGCATTGACCAAATTGGTAAGTCCACTGAATCTTCGACATTGATTGACTTGATGACGGGATTTCCGATGATGGCGAGTGAAAATGCCGGAACCCCTGAGGCCATTGCCGACCAGCCCCATGTGATGGTCTTGAGGGAAACCCAAATGCTATCCTCGCCATCGGGGCGATACATTAGACGAAGATCGAATGTTTCATCCGCAACGGATGCTGAGATAGCGGTTCTTAATGTCGTGATCTCGGGTGAATCGGTCATGGTGATCCCTCCTGCATCGATGTTGTTGAGATGCAAGGATCGATTCTGGAAATGCCAGGCGTCCTGGATTTCATCTTTCCGATCCAACACCCGCTCGGTCGTTCGCGTCCTCTCCGTCGAATCTCTGATTTGAGTTGCAAACTCTTGCCGACGTGTCACAGTTCGATCAAACGTAACTCTTTGCAGAAATCGAAATTCGCCGGCTCCGTCAGAACCCGTTGCACATAATGCCGAGACAGTGATACCTTTCGAGATTTTACCAAACTTCAGAACATTTTCGTCAACAAAAACTGGAGGTACGTCAGTAGTCGTTTGCGGGACGATGTTAACAATCGGCGCGCTGATTTCTGGTTTGGCACTCGCCGATTTACTCCGACCAGCAATAGTTACCATTACGCTGATTTCACCTCGAAATAGCGGCTTAATCCAATACAGTCGGATCGCGGGCAAGCAGGTCTCATTTTTTTCCTGAAACGTCTCGACAACACCGCTTGTATTCACGGATGTGTAGAGCCTGCCAAACCGATCTTGTTCACCAGTTGGTTTGTATAATATGCTGTATTTCTTGACGTAAATACCTGGAATTACCCACTCGTTCGTGAATTCCATCTTGGGGGTCACGCGGCATTCCAGTGCGATGGGTCTGCCGACGACTGTCGCGACCGATCCACCAGTCACATCCTGGCTATTGGCGAAGATCTGGACTTTATAGACTTTGACCGTGGTCGTGGCGGAGGACTGGCCGCAGGTGGCGGAGAGGGTGTGTTCGCCTGGGGTGATCCATTGGACGCGGAGTTTGATGGCGACGATGTGGCCTGCGGCGTTCTTTTCCGATGATAGAGGGATGAATTCGCCGCCGGGGATGTTGATGGAGAGACCGTCCAGACAGGTGCCGGTGATGGTGATGTCGTCTTCATCGCCCACGAAGCAGGTTTCGGGGGCGGAGATGCCGCTGACAGCACACTGGCAGGGTGCGGGAGACGGTTCCGGGGATGGTTCCGGGGATGGTTCTGGGCTGGGCCAGGGGCTGGGTTCAGAGCCGGTTGCTTCGCTGGTGGGGAGGGTCATGGCCAGGGCCATGAGTTGGGGTGGATTTGATTCGTGGCCGGGCCAGTCAAGCTGGAAGGTGTGGGCATAGTCGAGTTCATCCCGCAGGCGGCGGCTTTGAACCAGCGTACGCTCTGCCTGGAGACTGGCGAGGTGCTCGTGGAAGAGATCGAGGGCAGCACGCCAGAGGGGAGGGAGGTGATCGGTGGATGCGGGTGAAGGGAGGAATACACCCTCACCCCGGCCCTCTCCCGGCAGACCGGGCGAGGGAGTAAGAAGGGGTTCTCCCGGCAGGTCGGGCGCGGGAGCAAGAAGCTGTTCGAGTGTGAGGGGGGTGTTTCTGGCGAGCCACCGCTGGAGATGGTGGGGGGAGAAGTGTTTGGCCGCCAGGCGCAGTTTGTTGTGGAGGACGTGGGGAGCGGGGACTTCATAATGGTCGAAGGCCCGCTGGAAACGGTGGGCAACGCGGGAGAGGACATCCAGCTTGAGGCCATAGCCCAGACTCCAGGCCTTGAGTCCGAAGTCGATATCTTCGACGCCCCAGACCTTCATCCCCGTATCGAAGCCACCCAGTGCGAAGTAGGTTTCCCGAGAGACGGCCAGGACACAGCCAATGAGAGCGGGCTGATGATAGAGGCGGGTTTCCTCGTCGAGCTGCAGATTGGACAGCGGGAGCCAGCGGCAGGAAAGGTCGGCAAGATCGAGGCCATAGCCCAGTCCCGTGCGGCCGGGGATCACAGTGAAGGTCGATTCATCCAGCGCGGGGAGGGCGGGGGTGAGAAGATCGCGGCCCTGAGATGCCTCGACACCGGCCACCAGCCGCTCCAGAGCTCCAGGTTCGGGCAAGACGTGGGCATCGAGGAAGACCAGTACGCCTCCCCGCGCTAACTCGGCAGCGCGATGCTTGGCTGGGGAAGCCCCCTGGCGGGTTTCGAAGCGTTCGACCCGGAGAGGGAGTTCCGCCGAGTTCGGGAAGTTGGCAAGAGCGGCGGCGATGGAGCCATCGGTCGAGGCGTCATCGACGACAATGATCTCGCATAAGGCGTCACCGGGATTCGCTCTCTCGCTGTTGGTATCGCCGGGGAACGCGGGACTGGAGAGGCTCGTGGCGAGCAGCGAAGTGCGGACGGCATGGAATGTTCGGCTCAACAGGTGGGCTTCATTGTGGGCGGCGATACAGATCGAGAAACGCATGGGGCAATTCCTGAGACGAAGGACATCATGGGGCCGCAATGCGTCCCCTCATCTCAGCAGGAGTTGTTGCGCGGGGGTGAGGCAGCGAATGTCAAGAACCTGAAAGGAGGCTGGCGGTTGGCGTCTATAAAACGGCGAAGCTTACAGCGCACCAGATTCCGTTCGGATAGAGGGCTGCGCGAAAGTGGAGCAGCCCGCACGCCGCCATCGTCTTTCGCCAGGGAATGCCATGCCGCTGATTGTTGATCCCCCGCCAATAGAACCTTTGTTTTTGTCACCAGGTGATGTCTGGCGGCCTGGTGATATCTGGCCGCCTGTATTGGCTGGTGACAATTCACTGGCGAATGTCGCCGTCGTGACGTGCCACTTCAACCCTTGTGCTTACCGGGCGCCGGTGCGGAATCTCCAGCGGTTCCTGCAGCGGATGGAACAGGATGCACTGCCTGTCTGGACGATTGAGCTGGTCGCCAGTGGCGAAGCGGAAGCTCCCCCTGGCCAACGCGTGCGTCAGGTTCGCTCGCAGAGTGTGCTCTGGCATAAGGAACGGCTGTTGAACCGCCTCATCGAAGAGTTGCCTCCCTCGATCGAGAAGGTGTTCTGGGTTGATGCTGATTTGTTATTCGACGATTCGACCTGGCTGATGCGAGGAGCAGCAGCGCTGGACGAGTTTCCGGTGATTCAACCGTTCCGCGAAGCGATGCACCTGGCCTGTGACGCCGGTGAGTTGGAGGCCAATACAACCTCACATGAAACCAAGGCGATGGTGAGCATCGCGCATGCGCGAAGGTCGCACCCTGCGCGATCCGAGGACTTCGGCTGGGCACATCCAGGTTTTGCGTGGGGTGCTCGTCGTGAGATCCTCGCTCGGCATGGGCTCTACGACCGGCATCCTTTAGGGAGCAACGACACTCTGATGGTGCTGGCGATGACCGGTTCGTGGGGGCATCCCCTTGTGGCCCAATTTCCCTCTGGGATGCGCCGTGATTATCTGAAGTGGGCCGAACCATTTTATGACGATGTGAGGGGACGCATCGGTGATATCTCCGGCATTGTAAGGCATCTCTGGCATGGCTCGCTTCGAAAGAGAGCCTACGCAGTGCGGGAACAGATCCTTCGCGAGCATAACTTCGATCCCGCCGCAGAACTCGTACAAAACATCGACGAATGCTGGGAATGGACGACTCCTGACAGTCCCCTCGCAGTGGCCGTGAAGACCTACTTTCAAGAACGCCGGGAGGATCAGCGATGAGTATTTTCTGCGGCTGGATCAGCCGTCATCCCCACATTTTGTACCACACGCCCTTGTCAGAGCGGCAGGCGTCGCTCTTGCCGAAGGAAAGAATCACCCATTTCATCAAACAAGCATGGTTGACGACACTTGAAGACGCCGCAAGGCAAAACGAGCAACTGACAACCTGGCGGCCTGGCGACGCGATCATCCACTGCTGCAACGAGCAATCGCTGCACGGGGCACTCTGGTCGGCTGGCATCCCTTCGTGCTACCTGCCCCACAATGCCTTTCTTGACGAGGAACTGTTCCATATTGTTCCGGAAGCCAACATCGAGTTCGACGCGGTTTATAACGCCCGTTTCGCGCCATTCAAGCGGCATGTTTTAGCACGGAGTATCCCACGTTTGCTGTTGTTGGGAACAATCGTGGCGGAGGGGGATGACGCCGCTTACGCCGCTCGTGTCAAGCAGGAACTGTCGCATGCAGTCTTTTCTGAAGATCGCTTTGGTCGGTGGTTGAACGAGCGGCAAGTTGCCCGGGCCGTTTCGAGTGCAGCAGTGGGGTTGTGTCTGTCGCAGGTCGAAGGGGCGATGTACGCGGCTGTGGAGTATCTGCTATGCGGCCGCCCGATCGTCTCGACAGCGAATCAAGGCGGACGAAACGAATGGCTGCACGCTGACTTCTGCCGGATCGTCGCGACCGATCCAGACAGCATCGCCCGTGCGACGCTCGAACTGGCAAAGGAGAAGATCCCCCCGCAGCAGATTCGCGAACAGACACTGCGCCAGATGACGCATCATCGCCGCACTTTCGGAGAACTCGGCCAGATGATTTACGACCGCGAACAGACCGGCCGCGACTTTTTGCGAGACTTCTATAGTACCTTCCATCACAAACTCGGTCGCTGGATGTCAGACGAGGATTTTGAACAGGAGGTATCGACATTGTAAGGCCGATTCAGCGACCTGAGATCAGCCGGCGGAATTCTCTCTGCGATTGTTCAGGACGCAAAGTTCAGCAACGTTGATTGGCGATAAGCTTCCAGTATTCGTCTTCAACGACAAAATCATCGCGTGCTGATGCGAGCATAGAAATTGATGGTTTGTACGGATGGCACGCAGATGCTGTCCCCGAACGAACCAGGCGAACTAACTCTGTTCGCTGGTCGTCCTCGAAAACCACTTCAATATTCTGATTCGACTGTGCCATCCTGGCATCCTTTCACATCCTGAACCTCCAAGATCGAGCGCGACCGAACATAAGAAGCATCTAAATAAATATCGATAGATTAACTACTACAACTACTGCTAGATGATTTCATCAGATTCGCAAAGCACCTCGATCAGTAGTTCATTCAGTTGAAGTTGAACGGCTTTCTGTTCGACAACCGTGATTTCGCTTTCCTTCAAACCCTGATAGAGCTTGCGAAGGTCACGCCGGCTTTTGTGGCTCCCTTTGGAGATCCAGACAAGTTTTGCCAGTGTGAAATCGGGACGACTCACAATCGGTAACGACAGATCGGTAATCATCTCGAACATGATAGATCGGTTCAGTTCGCCTTCAATGAGTTCGCGAGGGTAAAGGTCGAGTTTCACAATGGCATGGCTATCGAGTAGCTGGAATGGTTTATTGTGCGAAATCGCGTCACGAATTGATTTTGGAGAGTGTTGAAACGAAGTGGATGCTAATTGGTTGATGAAGTCTTCACATGAGTGGATGAGTTGCTGCCGATCGAGCACCAGATCGACATCTTGTGTCATCCTTGGATCGAGGTAGGCTGCCGAAATGATTCCGCCTGTCAGGTGAAAACGAATATTCAGATGGTTCAGTAACTGGGAGATTTTCAAAAGTGTGTCGCGGTATTCTTCAGGAGCGAACACGAGAGAGATTCCTTTCGATGATTTCGCGGAGGATCGGGTTGTCGCCGTAGTGCTGGAGGGCGACTTCCCATTTGAGTTCTTCGGTGGTGAGGTCAGGCCTTTCAGCAAGCAGATTTCTGGCGGCCATCTGTCGGGCCCAGATCAGCATGCGTATGGAGCGTTCGACTTTCTCAGCCGGTGTCATGCGGGCGATGAGCTTCCAGTATTCGTCTTCAACAACAAAATCATCGTTGGCTGATGCGAACACAGAGTTTGAATGCTGCTGGCTTTTGCCAGATGCATCGGGATTGAAAACAATCTCTGGACTGAGATCGGTCATAACGTAATCACCTTGGCTGGTGGATGCTCACGACAGGCCGGATTGTTGCAGGAGTTTTCTGGTCGATTGATAGGCTTCTTTGACCCAGGCTTCAATGGCATCGGGGTCGGGGCTGTATTCGAGTTCAATGGAAATGGCACCGGGGATTTCCATCTCGCGAATGGCTTCCAGATACGGGGCGAATTGGACGACGCCGCGACCTGGCGGAAGATCGCCGTGAATTTTTCCGTCGCAATCGCTGATATGAACATGGAAGGCCCGGCCTTTGAGTTTTTTAAGCTCTTCGGCGGGAACATGGGCTAAGCAGAGATGCGAGATATCGATGTTGGCACCGACGGCTGGCTCGCCCACATCGTTCAAGAAGCGATCCATGGCATCGACGCTATTGAGCAGCGAAAGGTGGAAGGGTTCCAGTTCGAGGGCGATTTTGAGGCCGAGTTCACCGGCATAAGCCCCGAGTGCCTGACAGGCCTCGACGGCACTCTGCCACTGTTCTTCGGGGGGAATGACTTCCTGATTCCAGATATATTCGCCCAGAACCAGCAGCAGATTTTCGCCTCCCAGTTCGTAGACCAGGTCGAGATGTTGGACGGCTCGATCAAGATGAAACTTGCGGACGCTGGGGAACGGATCGATCAAGCCTGCTGAAACGCAGCAGATGGAGACCAGCGGCAATTCGAGTCGATCGAGTTCCCGCTGGATCGCGCGCTTTTCTGTCACGGGCAGGTCGAGGGGATCGACGAGCAGATCGACCGTGTCAAACCCGATCTCTTTCGTTTTCTGAAGGCCCCAGACGGTTTCGCGGCCAGCCTGTCCCCAGGCAGAATTGATCAAACCTAAACGTGACATCATATTTCTCCGGTGGCAGAACGGCGGTATGCTGCTTCAAAGTTGATCCCTGAGAGATCGCTTTGTCAATTCGCAGCGGGGAGGAAGGCTCATGACACAACTGGATCGATTTGACGGCATGACGGTTGATGAGCTTCGAGACCGGATGAAGACAACGACAACTCCTGAGACGAGGTTTCGGGCCATGGTCGGGTTGTGTGCACTGCTGGATCAGGAAGCTGCTCATGCAGATCTGCTCGAGGCGATGGGGGATGCTGACGCTTCACTGGTGGCTTATGCCTGTAAGCAGGTCGCTCGCAGATCAAGTGTGTTTTCTGAGGAGCAGGCCGCAGAACTGAAGGGGCGACTGGAAGCATGCCTCCAGCATGAGGATCCGGATGTCAAGTTTGAAGCGGCCAGGGCGTGGGTTCATTTTCCTTTCGATGCACGCGTTGTGCATCGGCTACTGCATGAGTTGTTAAATGATTCGGAAACACAGCCACTGATGCTGGGCCCGGTTTTGAAGACTTTTGCCAAGGCCCACGGGCCTGTCGATCAACTAAAGGTCTCTTTCAAGCTGCTGGCGGATCATGAAAAGGAAGATCTTCGAGAAGCGGTGGCGGAATCGATTGGCTTATTGGGGTCGGAAGGCAGGCCTTTTGCCAGCATTCTTTTGAAGCTGCTGGACGATGAAGACCCTTTTGTGCGCGAGCGTGCCGCTCATAGTCTGGCTTTGATTGGCTCGCAAGCGGCAGAAATTGTGGAGGCGCTGAAAGCGGCTACTCAGGATGAAGATGAAGGTTGTGCGGAAGAAGCCAGGAAATCTTTGGAACAATTGCTGAAGTGAGGTTTTCCATTCGCGCAATGTTTGGGAGTGGTACTTTTCGGCTCAATATGTCCTAATGACCATTCGTGGAATACCAATTATTGATCGATGGTACCTTTGGCCTGGTCAGGGGAACGCAATGTCCGGACTTTCCAGAGCTGAAGTGAATCTCTCACAGGAAGTTTCACAGCCCAGTCCTGCCACATCGATGCTGCGGTTTGCTGTCTGTGCGGTGGTGGTCTTTGCCGCCGCTGGTTATGCATCGAGCTTCACACCTGGCCCATGGTATCGCACGTTACAATCCCCGGTAGGGACGCCACCGAACTGGATCTTTCCTCCCGTGTGGTCTGTGCTGTATGCGCTACTGGCCATTTCCTTCTGGTGGTTCTGGGAACAGGCTGATGCAAAGCCACCCACTTCCAAACAGATTTTTCGACTTGGTGCGGCGGTCTTTGTGGCGCAACTGGTCGCCAATGCGTTGTGGAGCCAGCTCTTTTTTGGCTGGCACTGGATTGGTCTGGCACTGATCAATATCGGGTTCTTATGGCTCTCGATTCTGGCCATGCTGCTGATCTTTCGCCGAAATTCCCCACTGGCGGCGAACCTATTGCTGCCCTATCTGGCATGGGTGGGATATGCGACGTATCTAAATGCGGGATTTGTGTATCTGAATCGTGAATGAACTCACAGATTGAACGTCGTGAAGTTCAATTTCTCTGCGTCTGCCCAAATCGAAATCAGGTGAGGCAATGCGGCATATCATCAATCAGTTTTGTCCTGCGGCATTGCGAGCGATTTTCACTCACGCGGAAGCAAGCAAAAAATCATCGCGCCGGCTGTCCGTGTGGTCTGTGGGATTCGTGATACTTTTCGCTGCTGCTGGCTCGCCGGGAATGGCAAATGAGCCGCCAGTCGCACTCGAACCGGCACCTCGCTATACCTTTCGCGAAGATCATGACCCCAACGGAACTGGCAAGTTCTACATGGGACGTGAGATTGCTCTGGTGATGAGTTTTCACGGAGCACCCTGGCTGGAACGACCCGAGCGTGAAGAAGAAGAGCGGCTCTCGAAACTGGTACAACTCCTCGATCTGAAGCCCAATCAGGTAGCGGCTGATATTGGTGCCGGCTCAGGAGTGATCACGATGATGATGGCCGATCAAGTCGGGCCCAAAGGGAAGGTGCTCGCTGTTGATATTCAGCAGGAAATGCTCGATCTGCTGGCCGATAAACTGAACCGCCGTAATCTGCTCAATGTCGATCTGGTACTGGGGACAGAGAAATCACCGAAAATCGCACCGGGCACACTCGACCTGGCATTGATGGTCGACGTTTATCACGAGCTGGAATTTCCTTACGAGATGATGAAGGAAATGGCAGCCTCACTCAAACCTGGTGGTCGACTCGTCTTTGTCGAGTACCGCCGGGAAGATCCGGAAGTCCCGATCAAGCTGATTCACAAGATGTCTGAAGCGCAGGTTCGCAAAGAAGCGGAGCAACCTGAGTTTGGCCTCAAATGGAAGGCCACTCATAAAGACCTGCCCCGGCAGCATGTCATCGTCTTTGAGAAATCCGCCCAGAAATAGAACACAGAAATAAACATCGGACGAGATGAAATCAGGCCATTAAAGACACTCTTTCGCTTTGACAGGAACTCAAAGCAAGAGCGATTATTCCCGTTTGGCAGCGGGTGGCTGGGGTCGGATGTCTGCATCCGCCCCCAGATCAATCGAGTTCACCAGTACAAGTGCATCTGTAAACTTCCTCATAACTCCCCAGCAGAATTGCCATGAGGAATTCACGTCATTCGATCTGGGGGCAAACGAGGACGTTTGACCCCAGCCACCCGGTTATCGAGTCACTCGACTGCATACTGATGAAGATCGGGCCGGTAAAGACAACTCTCTCGCTTTGACAGGAACTCAAAGTAAGAGCGATTATTCTCGTTTGGCGAGACGATCAACTTCTTCGAGAGTGGTTGTGCCGTCGGCGACGCGCAAAAGTCCTGATTCTCGTAATGTGACCATACCGGCAGTGAGCGCGTAAGAGCGGATTTCTGTCGCAGCGGCCCGGCGAATACATAGCCGGCCAATTTCAGCATCGGTCAGCAGCAGTTCAAAGATTGCCTGACGACCCGTGTACCCCGTATTGCGACATTCC is a window of Planctopirus limnophila DSM 3776 DNA encoding:
- a CDS encoding glycosyltransferase, whose amino-acid sequence is MRFSICIAAHNEAHLLSRTFHAVRTSLLATSLSSPAFPGDTNSERANPGDALCEIIVVDDASTDGSIAAALANFPNSAELPLRVERFETRQGASPAKHRAAELARGGVLVFLDAHVLPEPGALERLVAGVEASQGRDLLTPALPALDESTFTVIPGRTGLGYGLDLADLSCRWLPLSNLQLDEETRLYHQPALIGCVLAVSRETYFALGGFDTGMKVWGVEDIDFGLKAWSLGYGLKLDVLSRVAHRFQRAFDHYEVPAPHVLHNKLRLAAKHFSPHHLQRWLARNTPLTLEQLLAPAPDLPGEPLLTPSPGLPGEGRGEGVFLPSPASTDHLPPLWRAALDLFHEHLASLQAERTLVQSRRLRDELDYAHTFQLDWPGHESNPPQLMALAMTLPTSEATGSEPSPWPSPEPSPEPSPEPSPAPCQCAVSGISAPETCFVGDEDDITITGTCLDGLSINIPGGEFIPLSSEKNAAGHIVAIKLRVQWITPGEHTLSATCGQSSATTTVKVYKVQIFANSQDVTGGSVATVVGRPIALECRVTPKMEFTNEWVIPGIYVKKYSILYKPTGEQDRFGRLYTSVNTSGVVETFQEKNETCLPAIRLYWIKPLFRGEISVMVTIAGRSKSASAKPEISAPIVNIVPQTTTDVPPVFVDENVLKFGKISKGITVSALCATGSDGAGEFRFLQRVTFDRTVTRRQEFATQIRDSTERTRTTERVLDRKDEIQDAWHFQNRSLHLNNIDAGGITMTDSPEITTLRTAISASVADETFDLRLMYRPDGEDSIWVSLKTITWGWSAMASGVPAFSLAIIGNPVIKSINVEDSVDLPIWSMRALDVPLERSTVTTSR
- a CDS encoding sugar phosphate isomerase/epimerase family protein; translated protein: MSRLGLINSAWGQAGRETVWGLQKTKEIGFDTVDLLVDPLDLPVTEKRAIQRELDRLELPLVSICCVSAGLIDPFPSVRKFHLDRAVQHLDLVYELGGENLLLVLGEYIWNQEVIPPEEQWQSAVEACQALGAYAGELGLKIALELEPFHLSLLNSVDAMDRFLNDVGEPAVGANIDISHLCLAHVPAEELKKLKGRAFHVHISDCDGKIHGDLPPGRGVVQFAPYLEAIREMEIPGAISIELEYSPDPDAIEAWVKEAYQSTRKLLQQSGLS
- a CDS encoding class I SAM-dependent methyltransferase, encoding MRHIINQFCPAALRAIFTHAEASKKSSRRLSVWSVGFVILFAAAGSPGMANEPPVALEPAPRYTFREDHDPNGTGKFYMGREIALVMSFHGAPWLERPEREEEERLSKLVQLLDLKPNQVAADIGAGSGVITMMMADQVGPKGKVLAVDIQQEMLDLLADKLNRRNLLNVDLVLGTEKSPKIAPGTLDLALMVDVYHELEFPYEMMKEMAASLKPGGRLVFVEYRREDPEVPIKLIHKMSEAQVRKEAEQPEFGLKWKATHKDLPRQHVIVFEKSAQK
- a CDS encoding glycosyltransferase translates to MSIFCGWISRHPHILYHTPLSERQASLLPKERITHFIKQAWLTTLEDAARQNEQLTTWRPGDAIIHCCNEQSLHGALWSAGIPSCYLPHNAFLDEELFHIVPEANIEFDAVYNARFAPFKRHVLARSIPRLLLLGTIVAEGDDAAYAARVKQELSHAVFSEDRFGRWLNERQVARAVSSAAVGLCLSQVEGAMYAAVEYLLCGRPIVSTANQGGRNEWLHADFCRIVATDPDSIARATLELAKEKIPPQQIREQTLRQMTHHRRTFGELGQMIYDREQTGRDFLRDFYSTFHHKLGRWMSDEDFEQEVSTL
- a CDS encoding TspO/MBR family protein; amino-acid sequence: MSGLSRAEVNLSQEVSQPSPATSMLRFAVCAVVVFAAAGYASSFTPGPWYRTLQSPVGTPPNWIFPPVWSVLYALLAISFWWFWEQADAKPPTSKQIFRLGAAVFVAQLVANALWSQLFFGWHWIGLALINIGFLWLSILAMLLIFRRNSPLAANLLLPYLAWVGYATYLNAGFVYLNRE
- a CDS encoding HEAT repeat domain-containing protein; amino-acid sequence: MTQLDRFDGMTVDELRDRMKTTTTPETRFRAMVGLCALLDQEAAHADLLEAMGDADASLVAYACKQVARRSSVFSEEQAAELKGRLEACLQHEDPDVKFEAARAWVHFPFDARVVHRLLHELLNDSETQPLMLGPVLKTFAKAHGPVDQLKVSFKLLADHEKEDLREAVAESIGLLGSEGRPFASILLKLLDDEDPFVRERAAHSLALIGSQAAEIVEALKAATQDEDEGCAEEARKSLEQLLK
- a CDS encoding nucleotidyl transferase AbiEii/AbiGii toxin family protein; its protein translation is MFAPEEYRDTLLKISQLLNHLNIRFHLTGGIISAAYLDPRMTQDVDLVLDRQQLIHSCEDFINQLASTSFQHSPKSIRDAISHNKPFQLLDSHAIVKLDLYPRELIEGELNRSIMFEMITDLSLPIVSRPDFTLAKLVWISKGSHKSRRDLRKLYQGLKESEITVVEQKAVQLQLNELLIEVLCESDEII